The DNA segment GGCAAGCGTGCCAACCTGGCACTGGATAACCCGAAGCTGGAACTGATCGAGGGCGATGTGGCCGACGCGGCCCTGTTGTCGCGCGCGATGGCGGGCTGCAAGGCCGTGGCGCACCTGGCGGCGGTGGCTTCGGTGCAGGCCTCGGTGGACGACCCGGTAGCGACCCACCAGAGCAATTTCATCGGCACCCTGAATCTGTGCGAAGCCATGCGCGAGCACGGCGTGAAGCGGGTGATCTTCGCCTCCAGCGCGGCAGTCTACGGCCAGAACGGCGAAGGCACCGCCATCGACGAAGACACCCCGAAGGCGCCGCTGACTCCCTACGCGGCGGACAAGCTGGCCAGCGAGCACTATCTGGATTTCTACCGTCGCCAGCACGGGCTTGAGCCGGCAGTGTTCCGCTTCTTCAACATCTTCGGCCCACGTCAGGACCCGTCTTCGCCCTATTCCGGGGTGATCAGCATCTTCACCGAGCGAGCCCTCGCTGGTTTGCCGATCACCGTATTCGGAGATGGCGAGCAGACCCGCGACTTCGTTTATGTCGGCGACCTGGTAAAGGTGCTGGTGCAGGCGCTGGAAGCGGAGTGGCTGGAGGCCGGTCCGGTGAACGTCGGCCTCAACAAGGCCACCAGCCTCAAGCAACTGCTCGCCGCCATCGGTGAAGTGTTGGGCGACTTGCCGCCGGTGACTCATGCTGAGTCGCGCGCCGGCGATATCCGCCACTCGCGGGCAAACAATGCCCGCCTGCTGCTGCGCTATGACTTCCCAGCGGCAACGCCTCTGCGCGAGGGCGTGGCGCGCCTGCTGGGACGGTAACCTTTCCCACCGGTGGCCCTGCCCCTATAAGGGGGCAGGGCCTACCTACGCGACTCGGTCCCCTCCGTAGGGTGCGCCATGCGCACCGGGCGCGGGATTAACCGCTGCGCCTCGCTCAAGCCTTGGTGCGCACGGCGCACCCTACCTGCTCGGCTCCGTCGCTCTATCCAGACAACTCGAGTCGTAACAGGCAGAGCCCGCCACTCAATTTCCAGGCAGAAAAAAAGGCGCCCGAAGGCGCCTTTGGCGGGGGTATTCCTCCCCAGGAAGATCTCGCTTAGAACTTGTAGCCGAGGCCGACCATGTAGACCCAGGGGTCGACGTCCACGTCGACGTTGGCACGCACGCCGAGGGCGGTGTTGTCGACGTACGCACGGGTATCGATGTCGATGTAGCGGACCTGGGCGTTGACCATTACGTGATCGGTCAGCATGTAGTCGGCGCCGACCTGCCAGGCCATGCCCCAGGAGTTCTTGGCGCGGAAATTGTCGAAGCCGGCTGCGGTCGCGCCGCTGCCTACGTGCTCATCGAAGATCCAGGTGTAGTTGATGCCGGCGCCCAGGTAGGGCTGGAAGGCTGACTTGGAATCCAGCGGGTAGTACACGAGGCTGAGGGTCGGCGGCAGGTGCTTGAGGGAGCCGAGTCTGCCATTGGCGGCGTCGAGGGCGGTGCCCTTGAGTTTCACTTCATGCTCGAAGGGGGTGGCGGCGAGCAGTTCCAGACCCAGGTGGTCGGTGAGCATATAGGCGAAGTTCAGCCCCAACTGGGTGTCGCTGTCCATGGTGGCCTTGCCGCCGAGATCGGCACCGGCGAGGGCGCCGCGGTCGACCTTGACACTGGAGCTGTCGGCGTCCGGGTTGACCGTGATGGCACCTGCGCGAATCAGGATGTCACCCGCCTGGTGCGCCTGGGCCAGGGGCGAGGCGACGGCAAGAGCGAGCAGGGATGCGGTGAAAAGATGCTTGCGCATGTAAGGCTCCAGTCAGTTCTAAGAGTGTTGGACTGGCGCCAGTTTCAGTAATTAGGAAGCTTTGTATCTTGATCCAGAGCAATGCCGATGAGCTTCCGCCGAAAAGGCCCGATGGAATCGGGCCTTTGTGTGGCAGGCTCAGCTGCCGGGGGATTCGTACGGATAGATCTTGCTCGCATCCATCTGGTAACCGGCTTCGGCCAGCTCGCTGCTGCTGGCCTTCACCTGCAACGGGCCTTCGATCCAGAACGGTTGGTAGAGGGCGTCCATCAGCACGCCCAGCTCACTCTTCACATGGACGATCTGGTTCGACGGCGGTGGCGGCACATGGATGCAGGCGCCGAAGTAGGGAACCAGGAGGAACTCGGTGACACGGCCTTCTTCGGTCACATCCAGCGGCACGATATAACCCGGCAGCTTCACCTCCTGGCCATCCAGCGCCTTGACCACCGGGGCCGCTGGCGATTGCTGGCTGGCGGCCGGGCCGGCTTCGGCGTTGAGCGCGTCGGAGAGCTGCGAGAGGTCGTGGATGGGGGCCGGTGGCGCGGGAGGCGGGGCGCCTTCGGGGATCATCTCGGCCCAGGTCAGCTCGCGTGCCTCGCCGGCCCAGAGCGGGGAGGAAAGGGTCAGCAACAGGGCCAGCAGGATGCGCGTCATGGAAGTCTCACAGGCGAATGGACAGACCGTCGGCCAGCGACTGCCGGTAGGCACGCCAGGCTGGCACCACGCCCATCAACAGGGCGGCGGCCAGAATAGCGCCGAGCAGCGTCCACTCATAGGGGCTGGGCAGGGTAAGCGGCAGGTAGAGGCCGTAGCTGGCCTGCACATAGCCCTGACCGAGGCCGATGCCCAGGTACAGCAGCCCCACGCCCAGCACCGCGCCGGCCAGGGCCAGGGCGAACGCCTCCAGCACCAGCAGGCTGCCCACATGCCAGGGGCGCGCGCCCACCGAGCGGAGGATGGCCATTTCGCGGCGTCGCTCATTGAGGCTGGTGAGGATGGCCGTGAGCATGCCGATCAACCCGGTCAGCACCACGAACAGCGAGACCACGAACAGCGCCTTCTCCGCCGTGCCCATCAGGCTCCAGAGCTCCTGCAACGCCACGCCGGGAAGGATTGCCAGCAGTGGCTCGCCCCGGTATTCGTTGATCTGCCGTTGCAGGGCGAAGGTGGCGATCTTGCTGTTCAGGCCGAGCATGAAGGCGGTGATGGCCCTGGGCTGCAGGTCCATGGCGCGTGCCTGGTCGACGCTGACCTTGCCGGCGCCGCGGGCGGGCACACCGTTCTGCCAGTCCACGTGCAGGGCTTCCATGCCGGCCAGGGAAATGTGCAGGGTGCGGTCCACCGGCGTACCGGTGCGTGCGAGGATGCCGACGACGGTGAAGGGCTTGTCGTCGTGCTGTACCAGGCTGACGGTGCTGACGCCGTGGGCCAGTACCAGTTCGTCCCCCAGCCTGTAGTGCAGGGCTTCGGCCACCTCGGCGCCCAGGACCACCTCGAACATGTCGGCGAAGGGCTTGCCTTCGGCCAGTTGCAGCGGTTGGCCACGGCCGTAGCGGTAATGCTCGAAGTAGGCCGCGCTGGTGCCCATCACCCGGTAGCCCCGGTGGGAGTCGCCGAGGGACAGAGGGATGGCCCATTTCACCCGTTTGTCCTGGGCGATGGTTTCGAAGCTGTCCCAGCGGATGTTGTTGGTGGCGTTGCCGATGCGGAACACCGAGTAGAGCAGGAGGTTCACCGAGCCGGAGCGGGCGCCGACGATCAGGTCGGTGCCGCTGATGGTGCTGGCGAAGCTGGCGCGCGCCTCGGTTCGCACCCGCTCCACCGCCAGCAGCAGGCAGACCGAGAGCGCGATGGCGAAGACCGTCAGCAGCGCAGTGAAACGGCGGTTGGCGAGACTGGCCAGGGCCAGGCGCAGCAGATACATCTCAATCCTCCTCGAGGCGCGCAGCGTGGTTCAGGTCCGCCAGGGACAGGCTGCGATCGAACAGCGGCGCCAGGCTCTGGTCGTGGCTGACGAACAACAGGCTGGCACCGGCTTCGTCGCATTCGGCGAAGAGCAGCTTGAGGAAGGCCTCGCGGGCATCGGCATCCAGGGCCGAGGTGGGCTCGTCGGCGATCACCAGTTCCGGCTGGCCGATCAGGGCGCGGGCGGCGGCCACTCGCTGCTGCTGGCCGATCGAAAGTGCATCGGCGCGGCGTTGCAGCAACTCTTCTTTCAGGCCGAGGTGACGCAACAGTGTGGCGGCAGCCTGGTCGACGCTCCCATGGCGCTGGCGCGCGCGTTTGGCGCGCAGGCGTGAGAAGCGGCAGGGCAGTTCGACGTTTTCGCGCACCGAGAGGAACGGCAGCAGGTTGAACTGCTGGAAGATGTAGCCGGTGTGGTCGACACGGAAGTGGTCGCGGGCACTGGCGGAGAGTCTGGCGAGGTCCTGACCGAGCAGGTGGATGCTGCCCCGGCCGGGTTTCTGCACGCCGCCGAGCAGTCCGAGCAAGGTGGTCTTGCCGCTGCCGCTGGGGCCCTTGAGGAAGAGGCTTTCGCCGCGTTTCAGGGAAAACTCGGGGATATCGAGCAATTCCGGATGGCCGGGCCAGGCAAAGCCCAGCCCCTGGAGTTCGATTAGTGTCTGGCTCATGGGCAGCCGACCGGGTTGCCCTGGTCGGGAATGTCGGCGATTAGAAGTTCAGGGTGGCGTTGGCGGCGCTCAGTTCCGCGCCTTGCTGGCCCTGCGGGCCGATCAGTTGTACCTGAATTTTCCGGGTGGCGGGGAAGTGCTTGAACAGCGGCCCAAGGTCCAGGACCTTCAGCGCCTCGGGGCTGGCGCATTCGAGTTGGTAGTGGGCATGGACTTCGCTGTGCTCGTTGTCGTGGCCCTTGGCATGTTCATCGGCGCGACTCTGTTCGCCGAACAGCGGACTTTCGATCTCCTGGTCCGTTACCTTGCAACCCGCCTCTGCGGGGAGGGCGAACAGCGCCATGGGTTTTTCCAGGCCGGCGCGTGCGGCTGCGATCTTGGCCTTGTCGGCATCACTCCGGGCCGCGTGTTCGAAACCCACCAGGTTCATGGCCGGGCTTTCCAGCTCCAACTCGAGGCTCTTGCCATCCAGTGCGACGTTCAGTTGCGCCACGCCGTGCTCGTGGGCATCCAGGCTGCCGTGGTCGTGATCATGTTCGTGCTCATTGGCCTGGACAGTAGCCAATGGCAGCAGGGCGAAAGGCAGTGCAAGCAGCAGGCGACGCATGGGAAGACTCTCCGGCATGGGGAAAAATAATATGGTTACGTTATAACAAATGTAGGCAGGCCGCCAGCGTCGTGGGAGCATTGCGCATTCGTTTCGCAAGGAGTTGGACATGCTGCGCATACGCGGACAGATCGGCGAGTGGCCGGTGGACCTGACGGTGGAGATGGATGCCGAAGACTGGGATCAATTAGCCAGCCGCCTGTCTCCTGACAGGGTCGTCCGGGCCCCGGCTGAGCCCAGGACCCCGAGCGCCCCGCGCAGTGACGCGCTCTGGGATACCGCCCAGCAGTTGTTGCGCGACGCCGGGCAAATGGAAGGTCCGCGCCTGCTGGCGGAACTGGAAGCCCTGGCTGGTGGCGTTGCAGCGGGCAAGCGCTTGCTGGTGCGCTTGCGCCATTGCGAACAGGTCCATATGGAAGCGGGGGAGGATGCCCCTCTCTATATCTGGAAGGGTTGACGAACCGTGGGAGCGACTTCAATCGCGAATAAATTCGCTCCAACAGATCAAGGGTGGATGGCGTTTTTCCATCCACCAGCGGCGTGATGCCGGGCCTCAAATGGTGGACCGGTGAAGCGTGGTCCACCCTTGGCTGAAGCCCATCCTTAGGCGTCGAGGGCTGTGGGCGATTTCCATCGCGAATGAATTCACTCCCACCGGAAATAGCGCGCCTGAAGTCCCGTCAGTAGATGGCGTTGTACAGCTTGCGCCGATAGGTGCCGACCAGCGGGTGGTCGCTGCCCAGCAGATCGAACACTTGCAGCAGGGTCTTGTGGGGCAGGCCTTCGCAATAGCTGCGATTACGCACGAAGAGCTTGAGCAGGCCGTCCAGCGCCGGCTCGTACTGCTGGCGGGAAAGCTGCTGGATGGCCAGTTGGTAGACCGCTTCGTCATCACCGGCGTCCAGCGCCAGGCGCGATTTCAGGTCGGCGACTTCGGGCAGGTCAGCGGCCTGGCGGAGGAAGGTCAATTGCGCGCGGGCACCGGCCAGGGCCTGTTTGTGTTCGTCGCTCTTTACGGCGTTGAGCACGGTCTCGGCTTCGCTCAGCTCACCGCGTTCGGCCAGGCAACGGGCATAGAGGATCAGCCCCGCGGCGTTGGTGTTGTCTTCCGTCAACAGTTGCTTGAGCAGGTTTTCCGCTTCGCTGATACGGCCTTCGGCAAAGGCGGCCTGGGCCGCGTCCAGCAGGTTGCCCTGGGGCGTCGCCGGCAGTTGTACATGGGGCTCGAGCATGGCGCGGATGGCCGACTCGGGTTGCGCGCCGGCGAAGCCATCAACCGGCTGGCCGTCCTTGAACAGCACTACGGTAGGCAGGCTGCGAATACCGAAGCGCATGACGATGTCCTGCTCGATATCACAGTTGACCTTGGCCAGCAGCAGCTCGCCCTGGTAGGACTCGGTGATCTGCGCCAGCAGCGGCATCAGGGCCTTGCAGGGCGCGCACCAGTCGGCCCAGAAGTCCACCAGCACCGGCTTGTGGAACGAGTTCTGGATCACCGCCTGGTCGAAGTCGGCGCCGGTGGTATCGAAGATGTAGGGAATGTCGCTCATCTGGGCACTCGAAGGCACGAAGGGATGGGCGAATCATACGGCTGGCGGAGGGGGATGAATATGCCCCGTACGAGCGCCGTGCCTTCCCACCACTCGGTCTGCCTCACCTGTAGGGGCGAATTTATTCGCCAAGCGCCCCGGAGGGGCGCCCCAACTCCGAGCTGATCAGAACGATTCATTCACCGGGCGGGCGGAAGCTTCCAGCCCCGGAATCCGATCGGGAGCCCTGCGTGCTCCTTGGCGAATGAATTCGCCCCTTCTATGAAGATCTCGGTGTCAAGGCCTGTTCCTCCGATTCATGACTTGGGGCACGCATCAAGGCAGCGGGGCATGCTGCTCGTGAGACCTAGCGTCTCACCACCTTCTATCCGCTGGTCACGAGGACCAACACGATCCTGCTTGCGCGTTGCGCTCAGGCATACCCCTTTGCACCACACCCTTTCTACAAGATCGGTCATCGCGCTGATGACCCGGGCGAATTACGGGCGTGTTGACTGCGTAACTCTTTCGTCGCGGCTCGCTGGCTGAGTGGTGGTGTCAGGGCACGGCTTTCAGTGTTGCACCCGCCGGCAGCTCACCGCGCTCCAGGTAGCGCCACAAGGCGATCACCAGGCGTCGCGCCAGGGCCACGATCGCTACCCGTCGACTGCGACGGCAATCACCGCCGGCCTTCTTGGCGAACCAGTGGCTGAGGGCGCTGTTCGGCTGGTAGTGCAGCCATAGCCAGGCCTGTTCGACCAGCAGCGCGCGGACCCGGGGATTACCCTGCTTGCTGATGCCCTGGTCGACCCGCAGCGTGCCGCTGTCGTAGGGCGAGGGCACCAGGCCAACGCAGGCCCCCAACTGACGGCGGTTGCGAAACTGCCGCCAGAACAGCTCGAGTACCAGTTGCCGGGCGCCGACGGTGCCGATGCCGCGCAACTGGCTCAGTCGCGCCACTTGTTCGGCCTGGCGGGTGCCGAAGCGCTGCGCGTGTTCGTGCTCCAGCCGCCGCAGCTGGGTCCGGGCCTCCTGCCAGCGTTGCAGCTCCCGCTGCAGGCGGGCCTGCAGCGCCGCCCCCAGCGCCTGGCCAGCCCAGTCCTGCAGCGTGCCCTCGGCCAGTTGTTGGCGGCCGGCACGATCCAGCCGGGTCCAGCAGCCCACCGTCGCCAGCAGCTTCTCGATCCGGTTGCGGTGCTGCTGCAGCTCGCGCTGCAACTGCTGGCGCTCGCGCCCCCAGTGCCGGCGATCCTCGTCCTCGACGCTGGGCGGGCACACCACCTGAAAACGCCGCTGCTCGCCACGCAGCCAGGCCAGCAGGGCCTCCACCAGGCGCAAGGCGTCCAGCCGGTCAGTCTTGGCCAGACGCCTCCGCCGCGCCATCAGCAGGCTCGCTGGATCGATCACCAGGACCTCCAGCGCACGCGCCTGCAAGGCGCGCTGTAGCCAGAAGCCATCCTGGCCCGCTTCATACACCACGACCACTCTGGCGGACGCTGGCAACGCCCAGAGCGCGCGCGTCTCCGCGATCGTTTGCACCACCTGCTCCAGGCGCGCCAGGGGTTGCGGTGCGTCGACTGTCTTCAGCCGGGGGGCGCGCCGGGCATCACTCAGCGCCACTTTCCAACTGGCCCTGGCCAACTCCAGCGCCACTGCCAAGACCGGTTCGTTCGCACTATGCTGTTCAACGTAGGCCGTTCGCATGTCGATTCCTCCTCTGGGCCAAACCTTCTATCCCCCGGATTAAGAATCGGCGTGCGGGCGGCCTTTGCATAGGATCTACAGGAACGGGGATGGTCTGCTCAAGCGCTCACCGAATCGCGTGATACAGGCTCACGTTGCGGAATTCCGCCGGCTCGGCCAGGTCTGGCCAGGTGCAGGCGTCCAGAATCGCCAGGCGGGTGTAGAGCGGGTGCTGGAAGTCGCGAACCCGCGAGTCGGCTACCAGGGCCTGGCGGCCACGGGTGAGGAAGTGGTTGAGCAGCGGCAGGTTGGCGCGGTCGTAGAGCACGTCGGCGACTATGATCAGGTCGAAACGGTCCTCCTCCTGGAAGAAGTCCGCAGAGTAGCTCAGCGCCACCCCGTTCAGTTCTGCGTTGGCGCGGCAGGCGTCCAGGGCCAGCGGGTCGAGATCGCAGGCCACCACTTCGGCGGCCCCGGCCTTGGCCGCGGCAATGGCGGCGACCCCCGAGCCGGCCCCGAAATCCAGCACGCGCTTGCCGGCGACCCATTCCGGCTTCTCGGCCAGCCAGCGCGCCAGGGCCAGGCCGCTGGCCCAGCAGAAGCACCAGTAGGGTGGCTCTTCGAGGATGCGTCGGGTTTCTTCGGGGCTGAAGGCCCGGTCCATATTGTTGGCGTCGATCAGCCAGAGCTTGAGGTCGGTGCCGGGCAGGGTTTCCGCGCTGAGGCTGGCGTCGCCCAGCAAGCGGGTCAGTGCCTGCTGCAGGGATTGCGCCACGGTCATGGCGCCGGGACCATTTGCAGGGGGCCGAGGGACTGGCTTTCAGGTTGCAGGATGAGGCGCGGCTGCAGCTTCAGAATCAGCTGTCCCGAGAGGCTCGCGCGTCCGCGTAGCTCCACGCGCTCGCCACGGGGAAAGGCTTCCGGGTTGAACAGCAGGCGAAAGGGCAGCGGGCCGCCGTTGCCGTTAAGCACCAGGCTGCCCAGCAAGCGCTGCGGGCGGTTGCGCTCGTCGATCGACATCAACGCGAGTTCCACCTCGCTGCCGGCGGGCGGGGCTTGCAGCACGCCGCTGAGTTCGCGCAGGTGCGCGGGCGTGGCTTCCACCCGGGATTGCGGTGCCGGGGTGGGCAGTTCCGGGGCGGGCTCTTCGCTGGCACAGGCCACGAGCAGGGCGGCGAGGAGCAGGGGAATGAGTGGGCGCATCTGGGCTTCCTGATATTGGCGCTGTTGACGTTGCGTTACGGTCGCGAACGAAGCATCTACAGACCCTAAGTGCGCGGGGCTTATAGCGCAAAGCCGTCGGCTTGTCTTGCCTCGGGGATGCGCTACCATGGACCACCTTTTCTGCCGATGCCCCCCGAACGCCATGCACTGTCCCTTCTGCGGCGCCCACGACACCAAGGTCATTGATTCGCGGCTGGTCGCCGAGGGCGACCAGGTGCGCCGCCGCCGCGAGTGCCTGGCTTGCGAAGAGCGTTTCACCACCTTCGAGACCGCCGAGCTGGTGATGCCCCGGCTGATCAAGCAGGACGGCAGCCGCCAGCCCTTCGACGAAGACAAGCTGCGGGCCGGCATGCAGCGCGCGCTGGAGAAGCGCCCGGTGAGCGTCGAGCGCCTCGAAGCTGCCATCGCCCATATCAAGCACAAGCTGCGCGCCACTGGTGAGCGCGAAGTGAAGTCGCGGGTGTTGGGTGAGCTGGTGATGCTTGAACTGCAGAAGCTCGATGAAGTCGCCTACATCCGCTTTGCTTCGGTTTATCGCCGCTTCCAGGATCTCAACGAGTTCCGCGAGGAAATCGAGCGCCTGGCCCGCGAGCCGTCGAAAGACTGATGGCCGACCTCGACCAGGCCTATATGGCCCGCGCCCTGGAACTGGCGCGCAAAGGCATTTACTCCACTCACCCGAACCCACGCGTGGGTTGTGTCGTCGTCCGTGACGGGCAGATCGTGGGCGAGGGTTGGCACGTTCGCGCTGGCGAGCCCCATGCCGAGGTTCACGCGCTGAGGCAGGCCGGCGAGTTGGCCCGTGGCGCCACCGCCTACGTCACCCTCGAGCCCTGCAGCCACCATGGCCGCACACCGCCTTGCGCCGATGCGCTGGTGGCGGCCGGTGTCGGGCGCGTGGTCGCGGCCATGCAGGACCCCAATCCACAGGTTGCCGGCCGTGGTCTCCAGCGTCTGGCGGACGCCGGCATCGCGGTGCAGAGCGGTGTGCTGGAGGCCGAGGCGCGGGTGTTGAACGCCGGGTTCATCAAACGCATGGAGCAGGGGCTGCCCTTCGTGCGGGTCAAGCTGGCCATGAGCCTGGACGGCCGTACCGCCATGGCCAGTGGCGAAAGCCAGTGGATCACCGGACCCGAAGCCCGCTCGGCCGTGCAGCGCCTGCGTGCCCGCGCCAGCGTGGTGCTGACGGGCGCCGACACCGTGCTCGCCGATTCTGCGCGTCTGACCGTGCGCGCGGACGAACTGGGCCTCGACCCTGAACTCACGTCCCTGGCCGTCAGCCGTCCGCCGCTGCGGGTGCTGGTGGACGGGCGCCTGCGGGTGCCGCTGTCGGCGCCTTTCTTCCAGGCCGGTCCGGCCCTGGTCGTCACCGCCAGTGTCGCCGGCCAGGACGCCTATCGGGGCCACGAGCTGCTGGCGCTGCCCGGAGCCGACGGCCATGTCGACCTGCGTCAGTTGCTGCAGGACCTGGCCAGCCGTGGCGTAAACGACGTGCTGGTGGAGGCCGGCCCGCGCCTCGCCGGGGCCTTCGCCCGTGCCGGGCTGGTGGATGAGTACCAGATTTTCATCGCCGCGAAGTTCCTCGGCTCCAATGCCCGGCCCTTGCTGGACTGGCCGCTGGAACGAATGGCCGAAGCGCCAGCGCTCAAGATCGTCGAAATGCGCGCCGTGGGTGACGACTGGCGCGTCATCGCCGTACCCAGCCCCTCTGCCTGATTTTTGGCCAGCTGGCCTGGTCGCAAACGCCGATGCAAGTTCGCCACGACTGTGATAAAACGCCAGCCAGCCAGCTTCATTGACTGGCTGAAACGTTCTCAGGGCGGGGTGCAAGTCCCCACCGGCGGTGATTGCGCGTCAAGCGCATAGCCCGCGAGCGCTCGTTCATGACGAGGTCAGCAGACCCGGTGCGATCCCGGGGCCGACGGTAATAGTCCGGATGAAGAGAGAACGGGATTGCCTGCCTGGGCCAGGGTGCGTCCGTGCCTG comes from the Pseudomonas sp. TCU-HL1 genome and includes:
- a CDS encoding ABC transporter ATP-binding protein; amino-acid sequence: MSQTLIELQGLGFAWPGHPELLDIPEFSLKRGESLFLKGPSGSGKTTLLGLLGGVQKPGRGSIHLLGQDLARLSASARDHFRVDHTGYIFQQFNLLPFLSVRENVELPCRFSRLRAKRARQRHGSVDQAAATLLRHLGLKEELLQRRADALSIGQQQRVAAARALIGQPELVIADEPTSALDADAREAFLKLLFAECDEAGASLLFVSHDQSLAPLFDRSLSLADLNHAARLEED
- a CDS encoding OmpW/AlkL family protein, translating into MRKHLFTASLLALAVASPLAQAHQAGDILIRAGAITVNPDADSSSVKVDRGALAGADLGGKATMDSDTQLGLNFAYMLTDHLGLELLAATPFEHEVKLKGTALDAANGRLGSLKHLPPTLSLVYYPLDSKSAFQPYLGAGINYTWIFDEHVGSGATAAGFDNFRAKNSWGMAWQVGADYMLTDHVMVNAQVRYIDIDTRAYVDNTALGVRANVDVDVDPWVYMVGLGYKF
- a CDS encoding ABC transporter permease → MYLLRLALASLANRRFTALLTVFAIALSVCLLLAVERVRTEARASFASTISGTDLIVGARSGSVNLLLYSVFRIGNATNNIRWDSFETIAQDKRVKWAIPLSLGDSHRGYRVMGTSAAYFEHYRYGRGQPLQLAEGKPFADMFEVVLGAEVAEALHYRLGDELVLAHGVSTVSLVQHDDKPFTVVGILARTGTPVDRTLHISLAGMEALHVDWQNGVPARGAGKVSVDQARAMDLQPRAITAFMLGLNSKIATFALQRQINEYRGEPLLAILPGVALQELWSLMGTAEKALFVVSLFVVLTGLIGMLTAILTSLNERRREMAILRSVGARPWHVGSLLVLEAFALALAGAVLGVGLLYLGIGLGQGYVQASYGLYLPLTLPSPYEWTLLGAILAAALLMGVVPAWRAYRQSLADGLSIRL
- a CDS encoding class I SAM-dependent methyltransferase, whose translation is MTVAQSLQQALTRLLGDASLSAETLPGTDLKLWLIDANNMDRAFSPEETRRILEEPPYWCFCWASGLALARWLAEKPEWVAGKRVLDFGAGSGVAAIAAAKAGAAEVVACDLDPLALDACRANAELNGVALSYSADFFQEEDRFDLIIVADVLYDRANLPLLNHFLTRGRQALVADSRVRDFQHPLYTRLAILDACTWPDLAEPAEFRNVSLYHAIR
- the trxA gene encoding thioredoxin, whose product is MSDIPYIFDTTGADFDQAVIQNSFHKPVLVDFWADWCAPCKALMPLLAQITESYQGELLLAKVNCDIEQDIVMRFGIRSLPTVVLFKDGQPVDGFAGAQPESAIRAMLEPHVQLPATPQGNLLDAAQAAFAEGRISEAENLLKQLLTEDNTNAAGLILYARCLAERGELSEAETVLNAVKSDEHKQALAGARAQLTFLRQAADLPEVADLKSRLALDAGDDEAVYQLAIQQLSRQQYEPALDGLLKLFVRNRSYCEGLPHKTLLQVFDLLGSDHPLVGTYRRKLYNAIY
- a CDS encoding DUF2796 domain-containing protein gives rise to the protein MRRLLLALPFALLPLATVQANEHEHDHDHGSLDAHEHGVAQLNVALDGKSLELELESPAMNLVGFEHAARSDADKAKIAAARAGLEKPMALFALPAEAGCKVTDQEIESPLFGEQSRADEHAKGHDNEHSEVHAHYQLECASPEALKVLDLGPLFKHFPATRKIQVQLIGPQGQQGAELSAANATLNF
- a CDS encoding IS110 family transposase; amino-acid sequence: MRTAYVEQHSANEPVLAVALELARASWKVALSDARRAPRLKTVDAPQPLARLEQVVQTIAETRALWALPASARVVVVYEAGQDGFWLQRALQARALEVLVIDPASLLMARRRRLAKTDRLDALRLVEALLAWLRGEQRRFQVVCPPSVEDEDRRHWGRERQQLQRELQQHRNRIEKLLATVGCWTRLDRAGRQQLAEGTLQDWAGQALGAALQARLQRELQRWQEARTQLRRLEHEHAQRFGTRQAEQVARLSQLRGIGTVGARQLVLELFWRQFRNRRQLGACVGLVPSPYDSGTLRVDQGISKQGNPRVRALLVEQAWLWLHYQPNSALSHWFAKKAGGDCRRSRRVAIVALARRLVIALWRYLERGELPAGATLKAVP
- a CDS encoding YbaY family lipoprotein, translating into MRPLIPLLLAALLVACASEEPAPELPTPAPQSRVEATPAHLRELSGVLQAPPAGSEVELALMSIDERNRPQRLLGSLVLNGNGGPLPFRLLFNPEAFPRGERVELRGRASLSGQLILKLQPRLILQPESQSLGPLQMVPAP
- a CDS encoding NAD-dependent epimerase/dehydratase family protein, which gives rise to MADSPILITGGAGFIGSHLADALLAKGHAVRVLDNLSSGKRANLALDNPKLELIEGDVADAALLSRAMAGCKAVAHLAAVASVQASVDDPVATHQSNFIGTLNLCEAMREHGVKRVIFASSAAVYGQNGEGTAIDEDTPKAPLTPYAADKLASEHYLDFYRRQHGLEPAVFRFFNIFGPRQDPSSPYSGVISIFTERALAGLPITVFGDGEQTRDFVYVGDLVKVLVQALEAEWLEAGPVNVGLNKATSLKQLLAAIGEVLGDLPPVTHAESRAGDIRHSRANNARLLLRYDFPAATPLREGVARLLGR
- a CDS encoding DUF3299 domain-containing protein, which codes for MTRILLALLLTLSSPLWAGEARELTWAEMIPEGAPPPAPPAPIHDLSQLSDALNAEAGPAASQQSPAAPVVKALDGQEVKLPGYIVPLDVTEEGRVTEFLLVPYFGACIHVPPPPSNQIVHVKSELGVLMDALYQPFWIEGPLQVKASSSELAEAGYQMDASKIYPYESPGS
- the ribD gene encoding bifunctional diaminohydroxyphosphoribosylaminopyrimidine deaminase/5-amino-6-(5-phosphoribosylamino)uracil reductase RibD, which encodes MADLDQAYMARALELARKGIYSTHPNPRVGCVVVRDGQIVGEGWHVRAGEPHAEVHALRQAGELARGATAYVTLEPCSHHGRTPPCADALVAAGVGRVVAAMQDPNPQVAGRGLQRLADAGIAVQSGVLEAEARVLNAGFIKRMEQGLPFVRVKLAMSLDGRTAMASGESQWITGPEARSAVQRLRARASVVLTGADTVLADSARLTVRADELGLDPELTSLAVSRPPLRVLVDGRLRVPLSAPFFQAGPALVVTASVAGQDAYRGHELLALPGADGHVDLRQLLQDLASRGVNDVLVEAGPRLAGAFARAGLVDEYQIFIAAKFLGSNARPLLDWPLERMAEAPALKIVEMRAVGDDWRVIAVPSPSA
- the nrdR gene encoding transcriptional regulator NrdR, translating into MHCPFCGAHDTKVIDSRLVAEGDQVRRRRECLACEERFTTFETAELVMPRLIKQDGSRQPFDEDKLRAGMQRALEKRPVSVERLEAAIAHIKHKLRATGEREVKSRVLGELVMLELQKLDEVAYIRFASVYRRFQDLNEFREEIERLAREPSKD